From one Xyrauchen texanus isolate HMW12.3.18 chromosome 17, RBS_HiC_50CHRs, whole genome shotgun sequence genomic stretch:
- the LOC127657530 gene encoding cytosolic 5'-nucleotidase 3 isoform X3, with translation MHGREREREMPQFEKNTVHIRDPERVEQIICSLIKGGASKLQIITDFDMTLTRFAVNGKRCPTCHNVIDNCKLVTEECRKKLLKLKETYYPIEIDPHLTMEEKYPFMVEWYFNSHTLLVEQRLQQDKLPEVVRESDVCLREGYEQFFDRLQQHTVPVFIFSAGLGDVLEEVIRQAGVYHPNIKVVSNFMDFDEKGILKGFKGELIHIYNKHDGALRNTEYFKQLKDNGNIILLGDSLGDLNMADGVPNVETILKIGYLNDKVEEWLEKYMDSYDIVLVRDETLEVPNSILQKIL, from the exons ATgcatggaagagagagagagagag AGATGCCTCAGTTTGAGAAGAACACAGTTCACATCAGAGACCCTGAGCGGGTGGAGCAGATCATCTGCAGTCTCATTAAGGGTGGAGCATCTAAACTGCAG ATCATCACAGATTTTGATATGACGTTAACCAGGTTTGCTGTAAATGGAAAGCGCTGCCCAACATGTCACA ATGTTATTGACAATTGCAAGCTGGTTACTGAAGAATGTAGGAAGAAG CTGCTGAAGCTAAAGGAGACATATTACCCTATAGAGATAGACCCTCATCTGACCATGGAGGAGAAATATCCATTTATGGTGGAGTG GTATTTTAACTCACACACATTATTAGTGGAGCAGAGATTGCAGCAGGACAAACTCCCCGAGGTGGTGCGAGAATCAGATGTCTGTCTCAG GGAAGGGTACGAGCAGTTCTTTGATCGGCTGCAGCAGCACACCGTTCCTGTGTTCATCTTCTCGGCGGGTCTGGGGGACGTGCTGGAGGAAGTGATAAGACAGGCTGGTGTCTACCACCCCAACATCAAAGTCGTGTCAAACTTCATGGACTTTGATGAGAAA GGCATTCTGAAAGGCTTTAAAGGAGAACTGATCCACATTTACAACAAGCATGATGGCGCTCTGAGAAACACTGAGTATTTCAAGCAACTGAAGGACAATGGCAACATTATTCTGCTCGGAGACTCACTcggtgatctcaacatggcagatGGCGTGCCAAATGTGGAAACCATCCTCAAGATCGGCTATCTCAATGATAAG GTCGAGGAATGGTTGGAAAAGTACATGGACTCTTATGATATTGTCCTAGTGAGGGATGAAACTCTTGAAGTGCCTAATTCGATTCTGCAGAAGATCTTATAA
- the LOC127657530 gene encoding cytosolic 5'-nucleotidase 3 isoform X2, whose translation MEEREREREMPQFEKNTVHIRDPERVEQIICSLIKGGASKLQIITDFDMTLTRFAVNGKRCPTCHNVIDNCKLVTEECRKKLLKLKETYYPIEIDPHLTMEEKYPFMVEWYFNSHTLLVEQRLQQDKLPEVVRESDVCLREGYEQFFDRLQQHTVPVFIFSAGLGDVLEEVIRQAGVYHPNIKVVSNFMDFDEKGILKGFKGELIHIYNKHDGALRNTEYFKQLKDNGNIILLGDSLGDLNMADGVPNVETILKIGYLNDKVEEWLEKYMDSYDIVLVRDETLEVPNSILQKIL comes from the exons atggaagagagagagagagagagagag ATGCCTCAGTTTGAGAAGAACACAGTTCACATCAGAGACCCTGAGCGGGTGGAGCAGATCATCTGCAGTCTCATTAAGGGTGGAGCATCTAAACTGCAG ATCATCACAGATTTTGATATGACGTTAACCAGGTTTGCTGTAAATGGAAAGCGCTGCCCAACATGTCACA ATGTTATTGACAATTGCAAGCTGGTTACTGAAGAATGTAGGAAGAAG CTGCTGAAGCTAAAGGAGACATATTACCCTATAGAGATAGACCCTCATCTGACCATGGAGGAGAAATATCCATTTATGGTGGAGTG GTATTTTAACTCACACACATTATTAGTGGAGCAGAGATTGCAGCAGGACAAACTCCCCGAGGTGGTGCGAGAATCAGATGTCTGTCTCAG GGAAGGGTACGAGCAGTTCTTTGATCGGCTGCAGCAGCACACCGTTCCTGTGTTCATCTTCTCGGCGGGTCTGGGGGACGTGCTGGAGGAAGTGATAAGACAGGCTGGTGTCTACCACCCCAACATCAAAGTCGTGTCAAACTTCATGGACTTTGATGAGAAA GGCATTCTGAAAGGCTTTAAAGGAGAACTGATCCACATTTACAACAAGCATGATGGCGCTCTGAGAAACACTGAGTATTTCAAGCAACTGAAGGACAATGGCAACATTATTCTGCTCGGAGACTCACTcggtgatctcaacatggcagatGGCGTGCCAAATGTGGAAACCATCCTCAAGATCGGCTATCTCAATGATAAG GTCGAGGAATGGTTGGAAAAGTACATGGACTCTTATGATATTGTCCTAGTGAGGGATGAAACTCTTGAAGTGCCTAATTCGATTCTGCAGAAGATCTTATAA